Proteins encoded together in one Kitasatospora albolonga window:
- a CDS encoding Fe3+-hydroxamate ABC transporter permease FhuB produces the protein MHTPHTGTTASAPEQDSSTAQLDGGEKDQGVATPPAGAGKSASGPDSGPGTGENPGKAAGAPSTGRRTVALAVAGLTAAVLLLSGLSLAIGAGEVGVGGVLDYLLNRDGARDNARLALVVGDLRLPRTLTALLVGAALGVAGCLLQAVTRNPLAETGLLGVNAGASLGVVAGIALLGFDSGYAYLVCAFVGAVVASGLVLLISGRRGGGSPMRLVLAGAALGATFGGLTSVIVVNSAETYDRFRFWVLGSLAGVEGFGELGRLAPVLAVGFLVALLVARPLSALALGDDLARSLGHRPPVIRTVVAIGVTLLTASAVALAGPISFLGLLAGFLARAIAGTRLAARLLLAGLIGACVLAVSDVAARVVSRPFEAPVSVIVALIGAPVLIAIVRSKQLASMGMTEPATEERAPDRPRRFRITLPRPKSRKPKAVRVRPPDTLVVRRGPLSLLVTRRAALAAVALAAALLAAVVLSAYAGQSDMGVARTFRAVLGQGDRFDVLLVQNFRLGRIVAGLTAGAALGLAGCLTQTLARNRLATPELLGVNDGATAAVLLSVTLSASGTFGAWWAGPIGALVAVIVVTTVSGGLGQRGYRVLVVGLAMSALASAITQVVLSRRSLSSASSLYVWTSGSLNGRSYSVAVPVLIGLAVLVPAALVVARHLGVLRFDDATASSLGSAPGRVRTLALLLAVGLAGLAVGICGPVGFVALAAPVIASRLAGPLRVPLVGSMLTGAVLVVVADTLGRIVFDGVELPVGIVTTVLGGPFLLWVLLGRSAATRV, from the coding sequence ATGCATACGCCGCACACGGGGACCACGGCCTCGGCTCCCGAACAAGACTCTTCGACCGCCCAGTTGGACGGAGGGGAGAAGGACCAGGGGGTGGCGACACCGCCCGCCGGAGCCGGGAAATCCGCTTCGGGACCCGACTCCGGACCCGGTACGGGAGAGAATCCCGGCAAGGCGGCGGGGGCACCCTCCACCGGCCGCCGTACCGTGGCGCTCGCCGTCGCCGGTCTCACCGCCGCCGTCCTGCTGCTGAGCGGCCTCTCCCTCGCGATCGGCGCGGGCGAGGTCGGCGTCGGCGGGGTCCTCGACTATCTGCTCAACCGGGACGGGGCCCGCGACAACGCCCGCCTCGCCCTGGTCGTCGGCGACCTGCGCCTCCCGCGCACCCTCACCGCGCTGCTCGTCGGCGCGGCCCTCGGCGTCGCCGGCTGCCTGCTTCAGGCGGTCACCCGCAACCCGCTCGCCGAGACCGGTCTCCTCGGTGTCAACGCGGGCGCCTCGCTCGGCGTCGTCGCCGGTATCGCGCTCCTCGGCTTCGATTCCGGTTACGCCTACCTGGTCTGCGCGTTCGTCGGCGCGGTGGTCGCCAGCGGTCTGGTCCTCCTCATATCAGGGCGGCGCGGCGGCGGCTCCCCCATGCGGCTCGTCCTCGCCGGAGCGGCGCTCGGCGCCACCTTCGGCGGGCTCACCAGCGTCATCGTCGTCAACTCCGCCGAGACCTACGACCGGTTCCGCTTCTGGGTCCTCGGCTCCCTCGCCGGAGTCGAGGGCTTCGGCGAACTGGGCCGCCTGGCCCCCGTCCTCGCCGTCGGCTTCCTCGTCGCCCTGCTGGTCGCCCGCCCGCTCTCCGCGCTCGCGCTCGGCGACGACCTGGCCCGCAGCCTCGGCCACCGCCCGCCCGTCATCCGTACGGTCGTCGCCATCGGCGTCACCCTCCTCACGGCCTCCGCCGTCGCGCTCGCCGGGCCCATCTCCTTCCTCGGCCTCCTCGCCGGATTCCTCGCCCGGGCCATCGCGGGCACCCGGCTGGCCGCCCGCCTCCTGCTCGCCGGACTCATCGGCGCCTGCGTCCTGGCCGTCTCCGACGTCGCCGCCCGCGTGGTCTCCCGCCCCTTCGAGGCGCCCGTCTCCGTGATCGTGGCCCTCATCGGCGCCCCCGTCCTCATCGCCATCGTCCGCTCCAAGCAGCTGGCCTCGATGGGCATGACGGAACCGGCCACCGAGGAGCGCGCCCCCGACCGCCCCCGCCGCTTCCGGATCACCCTGCCGCGCCCCAAGTCCCGTAAGCCCAAGGCCGTCCGGGTCCGCCCGCCCGACACCCTCGTCGTGCGCCGGGGCCCCCTCTCCCTGCTGGTCACCCGGCGCGCGGCCCTCGCCGCCGTCGCGCTGGCCGCCGCCCTCCTGGCCGCCGTCGTCCTCTCCGCCTACGCGGGCCAGAGCGACATGGGCGTCGCCCGCACCTTCCGCGCGGTCCTCGGCCAGGGCGACCGCTTCGACGTCCTGCTCGTCCAGAACTTCCGCCTCGGCCGCATCGTCGCCGGACTCACGGCGGGCGCCGCGCTCGGCCTCGCGGGCTGCCTCACCCAGACCCTGGCCCGCAACCGCCTCGCCACCCCCGAACTCCTCGGCGTCAACGACGGGGCCACCGCCGCCGTCCTGCTCTCCGTCACCCTCAGCGCCTCCGGCACGTTCGGCGCCTGGTGGGCCGGGCCGATCGGCGCCCTGGTCGCCGTCATCGTCGTCACCACCGTCTCCGGCGGCCTCGGCCAGCGCGGCTACCGGGTCCTCGTCGTCGGCCTCGCGATGTCCGCCCTGGCCTCCGCCATCACCCAGGTCGTCCTCTCCCGCCGCTCGCTGAGCTCCGCCAGCTCGCTGTACGTGTGGACCTCCGGCAGCCTCAACGGACGCAGCTACTCCGTCGCCGTACCCGTCCTCATCGGCCTCGCGGTCCTCGTCCCCGCCGCCCTCGTCGTCGCCCGCCACCTGGGCGTCCTGCGCTTCGACGACGCCACCGCCTCCTCGCTGGGCTCCGCCCCCGGCCGGGTCCGCACCCTCGCCCTCCTCCTGGCCGTCGGCCTCGCCGGGCTCGCGGTCGGCATCTGCGGCCCGGTCGGCTTCGTCGCGCTCGCCGCACCCGTCATCGCCTCCCGGCTCGCCGGACCCCTGCGGGTCCCGCTCGTCGGCTCGATGCTCACCGGGGCCGTCCTCGTCGTC
- a CDS encoding 2,3-dihydro-2,3-dihydroxybenzoate dehydrogenase encodes MPEHIPGRSGEFEGRTALVTGAGQGIGAAVAELLADLGAQVAATDRAGHTIEALAADWPRRQGKLPAGERSAGCLEPYVMDVTDRVSVENTVARVEDQLGPVDVLVNVAGILRTGPAATLSAQDWADTFAVNATGVFQVSQALAPLMAARGSGCIVTVGSNAAGIPRTGMAAYAASKAAAAMFTKCLGLELARSGVRCNVVAPGSTDTAMQRALWTDPGAEQRVIDGDLPTYRTGIPLGRIAEPADIADAVAFLASDRARHITLQELYVDGGATLR; translated from the coding sequence ATGCCTGAGCACATACCGGGCAGAAGCGGCGAGTTCGAGGGCCGAACGGCCCTGGTGACCGGGGCCGGACAAGGCATCGGAGCCGCTGTCGCCGAGCTGCTCGCCGATCTGGGCGCGCAGGTGGCGGCCACCGACCGGGCCGGGCACACCATCGAGGCGCTGGCCGCCGACTGGCCCCGGCGGCAGGGGAAACTGCCCGCGGGCGAGCGCTCGGCGGGCTGTCTGGAACCGTATGTGATGGACGTCACCGACCGGGTCTCGGTGGAGAACACCGTGGCCCGTGTCGAGGACCAACTCGGGCCGGTGGACGTACTGGTGAACGTCGCGGGCATCCTGCGCACCGGCCCGGCGGCCACGCTCTCCGCGCAGGACTGGGCGGACACCTTCGCGGTGAACGCCACCGGCGTCTTCCAGGTCTCGCAGGCGCTCGCCCCGCTCATGGCGGCCCGAGGGAGCGGCTGCATCGTCACGGTCGGCTCCAACGCCGCAGGCATCCCGCGCACCGGCATGGCCGCCTACGCCGCCTCCAAGGCCGCCGCCGCCATGTTCACCAAGTGTCTGGGTCTCGAACTCGCCCGCAGCGGCGTACGCTGCAACGTCGTCGCCCCCGGCTCCACCGACACCGCGATGCAGCGCGCGCTGTGGACCGACCCGGGCGCCGAACAGCGCGTGATCGACGGGGACCTGCCGACGTACCGCACCGGCATCCCGCTGGGCCGGATCGCCGAACCCGCCGACATCGCCGACGCGGTGGCGTTCCTCGCCTCGGACCGCGCCCGCCACATCACGCTCCAGGAGCTGTACGTCGACGGCGGCGCGACCCTGCGCTGA